A window of the Plasmodium vivax chromosome 12, whole genome shotgun sequence genome harbors these coding sequences:
- a CDS encoding hypothetical protein, conserved (encoded by transcript PVX_117810A), with protein sequence MTSTYITEIRKKQRDYLSCLFSKFEKYSNEKVLTNLINKSLNEIALYPFQDVSDNEVIDDVNEYINELTINAEYKRKKIFKHLCEIFLNDNFYVYDKKDRYELKFVILKLLFLIGESKTSEGTQHIDHLYGKYFHKKEAEEVAPPLNINEQNALNDIHSFNLQEETKYLKELYDTDDEITRLSSLSGEGDIQIDDPQKEESLQYGHPSDVYNQLANYQEQPSGYSGADPSSSHFHEAQYTQYVDSYMKNKNDLTYENVVKKISQCVYEYPHYEDLGGRWRRRERTSLQSSQSVGCLDNVSSYDHEGEHAYNVNVGTKAGRRHPHRRISTRSSSTTSDEDILATLKMRKNKSKGASLPRRPREQYFFSNINLFDEEHHESEGNDASIIYETEIYNLHNVFVSDTGQERHEEAPGEIIGRKGHPGGNALDDNSSGCRYTQWRGPSRYAHRSNEGEAPQTDGLQNECNIVLADKGNIIKAGTATRGRKNKRKGTFYVSEIFIIKEILMMLSLNCPIKFKEDFFTNFSDFLFNHVMDKNKIKEDFLFYINIERREKGEGSPPHAGVTQYRAVISQMMNVKQYHLRRRAFKNYVKKIKKVSIKLFYLNIFFFLVEKFRYFFFFLPYNLRDIFNHIIHIREHLSCGDGKNSLSLLFEQMSLTGRKGSTQGSTQHSTQRSSHGSSNVYYPGNFLQCFIDSLKCIYSEWICVVEILYNYHILLVMKQYNIAPVRDEQILDFLNRMDRIRVMDYLRVDHFVNWKRRKRVRQPHGKAYTPGEITPFEELHLLEEAKADASCHPRRNRWDSAKRLLDEQKIASFRSLSLIHLQVIMSKYLYVWNNLYDYVDFMLSYLLYNIGVDDYTHFNALYDNAKKFCTCYDMTVLYWRNCQIVNNKSLEKIFRFLLNGLNVYYSKHISNWIKKGKIDDAFNEFFVYSQDRGDEGPFANHMLFVKKQGEFVLCPEFFNSFVFFLISLGNNIRLYMKISHEKEVDYVDYYLKGGQEPRRMTRHAGGDYQAGLDEVGLADECSGGCDGEYSDESDGQRDWQRGWQRDWQLDDERADQSNAAAPPRYRPKRLHKNTLNYYYNIESLRHAQNTSLDIISAILTTRPNEENLLPYFNKTILALNVSYDLYIKKFLEEEFFHLFLQSNRIFLDSLMKYSYLLEYFCCLRSLVFLEIADFIAPFFEFIFKEVSIPLIDERNMNTTFRQCVVQNVNSPTANVDGSNSCASFLHKRFVLLHMNILMQKNSHRKKGKGEKMFEMKQGDDPTGAERDGLHCPNGEAHPGEEKRQVEITAENGEVPINVSPYAWNCSHPGDPPPVGKVPAQFAKKGTVLSYPSGKGQRSGKYEEAQWKIEPSICKQLTQNFYKEEIITSILKRFYFTLRENKMYNNNIRVISYRNLLIETRGSGSSFVSFLFDSKCLEKYSTIFSFFLEIKKSLHVLNLVHIFYKYLRTKKSEQYECVEVIVTSLCLLKYKTFFFLNTLYTYYQWILSFSWNQFISTLLKSKSLYQIKHSHQLYLNFLIETMLVPIRTRHDELHNFYINDEHRKNVLLQEYESKKIAFNPPRDKNDQGETKMDSYNLWGSSTVALEQNSNCHSGGRFSQVAHNTDKYRRERKRSDGAGATAWDNPTANSLLQGSPNKQFLLNELFSNNLLNLLSIPSQIYDILLKLSKLFNVSFDLNFDNSYDMTFQSELEMEDDAQDEEDDPNEDDEEEIMNVKKGLINRAKHTVTEGGKRMYPKNGQAKSDGKNPADRGHILFSIKSYIKNLADIFDIHYLEFVMKLNVISLNVDQNSFFGPNRDSRLFNHILRLDKSVLRKVAILQCLLSFHSFSADPADAAHS encoded by the coding sequence ATGACATCCACCTATATAACGGAAAttaggaagaagcagagggACTATCTAAGTTGCCTATTCAGCAAGTTTGAAAAGTATTCCAATGAGAAGGTGCTAACAAATTTGATAAACAAATCGTTAAATGAAATTGCGCTGTACCCCTTCCAAGATGTTAGCGACAACGAAGTTATAGATGATGTGAATGAGTACATCAACGAGCTAACAATTAATGCTGAAtataagaggaaaaaaatattcaaacaTTTATGCGAGATTTTtctaaatgataatttttatgtgtatgaTAAAAAGGACAGATACGAATTGAAGTTcgtcattttaaaattattatttctgATTGGAGAAAGCAAAACGAGTGAGGGCACACAACACATTGACCATCTGTATGGTAAGTACTTTCACaagaaagaagcagaagaagtgGCCCCCCCGCTGAACataaatgagcaaaatgCCCTCAATGACATACACAGCTTCAACCTTCAAGAGGAGACCAAATATCTTAAGGAGCTATACGACACGGACGATGAGATTACGAGATTGTCATCCCTCTCTGGGGAAGGGGACATACAAATTGACGACCCTCAAAAGGAGGAGTCCCTACAGTATGGCCACCCAAGCGATGTGTACAACCAGCTAGCTAATTATCAGGAACAACCAAGCGGCTATAGCGGTGCAGATCCCAGTAGCAGCCACTTTCACGAGGCGCAGTACACCCAATATGTAGACAGCTatatgaaaaacaaaaatgatttaaCATATGAAAATGTCGTCAAAAAGATATCGCAGTGTGTTTATGAATATCCCCATTATGAAGATCTGGGGGGTCGGTGGAGACGCCGTGAGAGGACCTCCCTCCAGAGTAGCCAATCTGTCGGTTGCCTTGACAATGTGTCGTCGTACGATCATGAGGGGGAGCATGCGTATAATGTTAATGTAGGTACGAAAGCGGGAAGACGTCACCCACATCGCCGGATAAGCACTCGGAGCTCTAGCACCACATCCGATGAGGACATACTTGctactttaaaaatgaggaaaaacaaaagcaaAGGTGCTTCCCTCCCACGCAGACCAAGAGAACAGTACTTTTTTAGTAACATAAATCTTTTCGATGAGGAACATCATGAGAGTGAAGGGAACGACGCGAGCATTATATACGAGACGGAGATCTACAATTTGCACAACGTGTTTGTCAGTGATACGGGCCAGGAGAGGCACGAAGAGGCACCTGGAGAAATAATCGGTAGGAAAGGACACCCAGGTGGAAACGCCCTGGATGATAATTCATCGGGGTGTAGGTACACACAGTGGAGGGGTCCTTCCCGTTATGCGCACAGATCGAATGAGGGGGAAGCCCCACAAACGGATGGTCTACAAAATGAGTGCAACATCGTCCTTGCCGATAAGGGGAATATTATAAAGGCGGGAACAGCCActaggggaaggaaaaataaaaggaaaggcaCATTCTACGTAAGCGagatttttatcataaaagaaattttgaTGATGCTGTCCCTAAATTGCCCCATAAAATTTAAGGAGGACTTTTTTACGAACTTTTccgattttttatttaaccacGTAATGGacaagaacaaaataaaagaggattttttattctacataaatatagaaagacgtgaaaaaggagagggAAGTCCCCCACATGCAGGCGTAACGCAATACCGAGCAGTCATCAGCCAAATGATGAATGTCAAACAGTACCACTTAAGAAGAAGGgcgtttaaaaattatgtgaagaaaataaaaaaagttagtatcaaattattttacctgaacatttttttttttttggtggaAAAATTtcggtatttttttttttttctgccgtACAATTTAAGGGACATTTTTAACCACATTATACACATAAGGGAGCACCTCAGCTGTGGTGACGGGAAAAACAGTTTGTCTCTGCTCTTCGAACAGATGAGTTTGACTGGCAGGAAGGGTAGCACCCAGGGAAGCACCCAGCACAGCACCCAGCGCAGCAGCCATGGCAGCAGCAACGTGTACTACCCGGGCAACTTCCTCCAGTGCTTCATTGACTCGCTAAAATGCATTTACTCCGAATGGATTTGCGTAGTCGAAATTTTGTACAACTATCACATCTTGCTGGTCATGAAGCAGTACAACATTGCGCCCGTGAGGGACGAACAAATTTTGGACTTCCTAAACAGGATGGACCGAATACGCGTGATGGATTACCTGCGGGTGgaccattttgtgaattgGAAGCGCCGCAAAAGGGTGAGGCAGCCACACGGGAAGGCATACACTCCTGGGGAGATAACCCCATTCGAGGAGCTCCACCTGCTTGAGGAAGCCAAAGCAGATGCCTCCTGCCACCCACGTAGAAATAGGTGGGATAGTGCAAAGAGACTACTAGACgagcaaaaaattgccagCTTCAGATCGCTCAGCCTTATCCACCTGCAGGTTATAATGAGTAAGTACCTTTACGTATGGAACAACCTCTACGATTATGTAGACTTTATGTTGTCCTACCTTCTTTACAACATCGGTGTGGATGATTACACCCATTTTAATGCCCTATACGATAACGCCAAAAAGTTCTGCACTTGCTACGACATGACGGTGCTGTACTGGAGGAACTGCCAAATTGTAAACAACAAATCGCTCGAAAAAATCTTCCGCTTCCTTCTAAATGGGCTCAATGTGTACTACTCGAAACATATAAGCAATTGGAttaagaagggaaaaattgaCGATGCCtttaatgaattttttgtgtactcTCAGGACAGGGGGGATGAAGGGCCATTTGCCAATCACATGCTGTTTGTAAAAAAGCAGGGCGAATTTGTCCTGTGCCCAGAGTTTTTTAACTCCTTTGTCTTTTTCTTGATAAGCCTCGGAAATAACATTCGCTtgtatatgaaaataagTCACGAGAAGGAGGTAGACTACGTCGATTATTACTTGAAGGGGGGCCAGGAGCCCCGCCGGATGACGCGGCACGCGGGTGGGGATTATCAGGCCGGCCTCGATGAAGTAGGCCTTGCTGACGAGTGCAGCGGGGGGTGCGACGGCGAGTACAGTGATGAGAGTGATGGGCAGCGTGATTGGCAGCGTGGTTGGCAGCGTGACTGGCAGCTTGATGATGAGCGGGCGGACCAGAGCAACGCCGCCGCCCCGCCGCGTTATCGCCCCAAGCGACTGCACAAAAACACCCTCAACTACTACTACAACATCGAGAGTTTGAGGCACGCGCAGAACACCTCCCTAGACATCATCTCGGCCATTTTGACGACGCgcccaaatgaggaaaacCTGCTGCCCTACTTTAACAAAACCATTTTGGCCCTAAATGTGTCGTACGATTTGTACATTAAAAAGTTCCTTGAGGAAGAATTCTTTCACCTCTTCCTTCAAAGCAATCGCATTTTTTTAGATAGCCTAATGAAATATTCCTACCTGTTGGAATACTTTTGCTGTTTGCGCAGTTTGGTATTCCTCGAAATTGCTGATTTTATTGCGCCCTTTTTtgagtttatttttaaggaGGTATCCATTCCGCTTATCGACGAGAGGAATATGAACACCACGTTTAGGCAGTGCGTTGTGCAGAATGTGAATAGTCCGACGGCTAATGTTGACGGATCCAATTCCtgtgcttcctttttgcacaaGCGGTTTGTGTTGCTCCATATGAATATTCTCATGCAGAAGAATTCCCACCGtaagaaagggaaaggggaaaagatgTTCGAAATGAAACAGGGGGACGACCCCACGGGTGCAGAGCGAGATGGTCTACACTGCCCTAACGGGGAAGCGCACcctggggaggaaaaacgcCAAGTTGAGATTACCGCTGAGAATGGAGAAGTCCCAATAAACGTTTCGCCATACGCCTGGAATTGCAGCCATCcaggggacccccccccagtgggaAAAGTACCAGCccagtttgcaaaaaaaggaacagtgCTGAGCTACCCCTCTGGAAAAGGGCAAAGGAGTGGCAAGTACGAAGAAGCGCAGTGGAAAATCGAACCCTCCATCTGCAAACAGTTGACGCAAAACTTTTACAAAGAAGAAATTATTACGAGCATCTTGAAGAGATTCTACTTCACCttaagggaaaacaaaatgtataacAACAACATCCGTGTTATAAGCTACCGAAATTTGTTAATAGAGACAAGGGGGAGTGGGTCATCTTTTGTAAGCTTCTTATTTGATTCGAAATGTTTGGAGAAGTACTCGAcaatattttccttctttcttgaaataaaaaaatctctGCATGTACTAAATTTAgtgcacatattttataagtaCCTGAGGACAAAGAAATCTGAGCAGTATGAATGTGTGGAGGTTATTGTCACCTCCTTgtgtcttttaaaatataaaacgttcttcttcctcaacaCGCTGTATACCTACTACCAGTGGATCCTGAGCTTTTCGTGGAATCAATTCATTTCCACTTTGTTAAAGTCAAAGTCGTTGTACCAGATAAAGCATAGTCACCAGCTgtacttaaattttttaatcgaAACGATGTTAGTACCTATACGCACGAGGCATGACGAGCTGCACAACTTTTACATAAATGATGAACACAGGAAAAATGTCTTGCTTCAGGAATATGAAAGCAAAAAGATTGCTTTTAATCCTCCCAGGGATAAGAACGACCAGGGGGAGACGAAAATGGATTCTTACAATCTGTGGGGTAGCTCCACTGTCGCATTAGAACAGAACAGCAATTGCCATTCTGGGGGGCGCTTCAGCCAAGTGGCCCATAACACAGACAAGTACAGACGTGAAAGGAAACGAAGCGATGGCGCAGGTGCTACAGCATGGGACAACCCCACCGCCAATTCCCTACTTCAAGGCTCCCCCAATAAGCAGTTCCTACTgaatgaattattttccaatAACCTTCTTAACCTGTTATCCATTCCTTCCCAAATTTACGACATCCTGCTGAAGCTGAGCAAACTCTTCAATGTCAGCTTTGACCTAAATTTTGACAACTCATACGATATGACCTTTCAGAGCGAGCTGGAGATGGAGGATGACGCACAGGATGAAGAGGACGACCCTAATGAGGATGACGAGGAAGAAATAATgaacgtaaaaaagggactcATAAATAGGGCCAAGCACACAGTAACggaagggggaaagagaATGTATCCCAAAAACGGACAGGCAAAAAGTGATGGGAAGAACCCCGCAGATAGAGgccacattttattttccataaaGAGCTACATAAAAAATCTTGCAGACATTTTTGATATTCACTACTTGGAGTTTGTAATGAAATTAAACGTCATTTCTTTGAATGTCGACCAGAATAGTTTTTTTGGCCCCAATAGGGATTCCAGGCTCTTTAACCACATTTTGAGGCTAGACAAGAGCGTCCTGAGGAAAGTGGCCATTTTGCAGTGCCTGCTGTCTTTCCACTCCTTCAGCGCTGACCCCGCGGATGCCGCGCATAGTTAG